In Propionicimonas paludicola, a single window of DNA contains:
- a CDS encoding PRD domain-containing protein: protein MVVVKAINNNVVLVRETSGREVILSGRGIGYGAQPGAEVDPARVQQVFVPDAAHGIDELTTYLAEIAPEYLVLAAEILKDAEAQLGTAFGQSMVLPLADHISFAVKRARKQIAVEYPLRAEVAHLYPAELRVARSAVQLISERCALELPRDEAVPIALHFVNAAFASDNLARTFEMTELFRQIFEVLEVAYQRTFDTDSLDAARFVTHLRYFFVRLDSDRQLEENPVSFTDAIRTSFPDAYQCAERVKVLLELRLGKPITADEVVYLTLHITRLASDK from the coding sequence GTGGTCGTGGTGAAGGCAATCAACAACAACGTCGTTCTGGTGCGCGAAACCAGTGGGCGTGAGGTGATCCTGTCCGGACGCGGTATCGGCTACGGCGCCCAGCCGGGAGCCGAGGTCGATCCGGCCCGAGTCCAGCAAGTGTTCGTGCCCGACGCAGCGCACGGCATCGACGAGCTCACGACCTACCTTGCCGAGATCGCCCCGGAGTACCTGGTTCTCGCCGCCGAGATCCTCAAGGACGCCGAAGCCCAGCTCGGCACGGCCTTCGGGCAGTCGATGGTGCTGCCCCTGGCCGACCACATCAGCTTCGCCGTGAAGCGCGCGCGCAAGCAGATCGCCGTCGAGTATCCGCTGCGCGCCGAGGTCGCCCACCTCTATCCGGCGGAGTTGCGGGTGGCCCGCTCAGCCGTGCAGCTGATCAGCGAGCGTTGCGCCCTCGAACTGCCGCGCGACGAGGCCGTCCCGATCGCGCTGCACTTCGTCAACGCGGCGTTCGCCAGCGACAACCTGGCCCGCACCTTCGAGATGACCGAACTCTTCCGCCAGATCTTCGAGGTCCTCGAAGTCGCCTACCAGCGCACTTTCGACACCGACAGCCTGGACGCAGCCCGCTTCGTCACCCACCTTCGCTACTTCTTCGTCCGCCTCGACTCCGACCGCCAGCTCGAAGAGAACCCGGTGAGCTTCACCGACGCAATCCGCACCTCCTTCCCGGACGCCTACCAGTGCGCCGAGCGCGTCAAAGTCCTCCTCGAACTCCGCCTCGGCAAGCCGATCACCGCCGACGAAGTCGTCTACCTCACGCTGCACATCACCCGCCTGGCCAGCGACAAGTAG
- a CDS encoding TetR family transcriptional regulator: protein MPTNRPRGRRPGRTETRSEILAAALKLFSEVGYEKVSLRAIAREAEVDPALIHHYFDDKADLFEKAVLDLPLDDAEKLVAKILDGPADKTGVRMMTAFLDAWDVPGARDRFTAMLRAAVTKSGEHRPLSEFLAREVFVKVAEANGHADAKLRAQLAVTVILAFSLGRDVLQLPALMKARKPQLITALAVPMQHYLVDSWE, encoded by the coding sequence TTGCCCACCAACCGACCACGGGGCCGCCGACCCGGTCGGACAGAAACCAGAAGCGAGATTCTCGCCGCCGCACTCAAGCTCTTCTCCGAGGTCGGCTACGAAAAGGTCTCTCTTCGAGCCATTGCTCGCGAAGCAGAAGTGGATCCCGCGTTGATCCACCACTACTTCGACGACAAGGCGGATCTGTTCGAGAAGGCGGTGTTGGACCTTCCACTCGACGATGCCGAGAAGCTGGTCGCCAAGATTCTGGACGGCCCGGCCGACAAGACCGGCGTGCGCATGATGACGGCGTTCCTGGATGCCTGGGACGTCCCGGGCGCCCGCGACCGCTTCACCGCCATGCTGCGCGCTGCAGTGACCAAGTCCGGTGAGCACCGCCCGCTGAGCGAGTTCTTGGCGCGTGAGGTGTTCGTCAAGGTCGCCGAGGCCAACGGGCATGCCGATGCCAAGCTTCGGGCCCAGCTGGCCGTGACCGTGATCCTGGCGTTCTCGCTGGGACGCGATGTCCTGCAGCTGCCCGCGCTGATGAAGGCGCGCAAGCCGCAGCTGATCACCGCACTCGCAGTGCCCATGCAGCACTACTTGGTGGACAGCTGGGAGTAG
- a CDS encoding HAD family hydrolase has product MPRWSCVLFDLDGTVVNTIPLIIASYDYAMRQVLGERVGPEEARGWIGQTLYDTFHARYPDDADALISAYIEFNLASMQTMLEQYSGMRELLSDLVSSGVRIGVATSKRRSSAELTLRYSGLEDVIPVTVAMDDTERHKPHPEPLQLALERLGADPAGSVYIGDAVVDVQAAHAAGLPAISVSWGAVDADVLAAAKPEHLVSEMDQLRTLLLG; this is encoded by the coding sequence ATGCCGCGATGGTCCTGCGTTCTGTTCGACCTCGACGGGACAGTGGTCAACACGATCCCACTCATTATCGCCTCATATGACTACGCCATGCGGCAGGTGCTGGGTGAGCGCGTCGGTCCCGAAGAGGCCCGAGGGTGGATTGGACAGACCTTATACGACACCTTCCACGCCAGGTACCCCGATGATGCGGACGCCCTCATCTCTGCGTACATCGAATTCAACCTGGCAAGTATGCAAACCATGCTTGAGCAGTATTCGGGGATGCGCGAATTGCTCAGCGATCTGGTCAGTTCAGGGGTACGAATCGGGGTGGCCACCTCGAAGCGACGCAGCTCGGCCGAACTCACCCTGCGCTACTCCGGGCTCGAGGACGTGATCCCGGTGACGGTCGCCATGGACGACACTGAGCGGCACAAGCCTCACCCCGAGCCGCTCCAACTGGCCCTGGAGCGCCTGGGTGCCGATCCGGCCGGCTCGGTCTACATCGGGGACGCCGTGGTGGACGTCCAGGCCGCTCACGCTGCCGGGCTGCCGGCCATCTCGGTCAGCTGGGGCGCCGTGGACGCGGACGTCCTTGCCGCCGCGAAGCCGGAGCACCTGGTCAGTGAGATGGATCAGCTGCGCACGTTGCTGCTGGGCTGA
- a CDS encoding PQQ-binding-like beta-propeller repeat protein, with protein MTTHSSPRPSEAGTRPGIAARNPEAPISGSTPTRLASLGRRRRPGRLAALAAALSIALAGCAIPDGPVTQGERPNRPASSATASVSPQTDPAKLTIPLTQVPAYRVPTAGADGWKSSPMTDADGDLRWQVLDGDNKVIPDYRPTDTVAFGDPATYTSVPGVLTFRGNNARTAPAYGTADVTQRKLQVAWTQETGEVRGDNSYWPGAGWTGQPLLVHWPQQTRTAMGYAPQFADDPNFTEVIYPTFSGVIYRLDLATGKQTRDPINTGCGYKGTGSIDPRGYPLLYAGQGLDDMNGKECPFQYRVFDLIQNKQISGWDGHDQGAPRTEWGAFDSSALVNAASDTLIEPAENGLIYKVKLNATFDPAAKSVSVSPQLTKLSYATPVSKKHGIESSAVAYRNLMFAADNDGNLVCWDAKTLQVIWARELGDDTDASLVLDQSPDGVFLYTGNEVDARTEPGQFVTNLRKIDALTGKLVWQYDVPAVHEEPNNGGLLGTPLLGTGPISDLIIFNVAKTTNHTEGDLIALDRTTGKPVWKRHLSRYSWSSPVQINATDGTAYAVVTDSGGTMHLFDPNTGVDLDTLNLGKNTEASPAVYGNMLVVASYAKRIWGIKLT; from the coding sequence ATGACCACGCACTCCAGCCCACGTCCGTCGGAAGCGGGGACCCGCCCGGGTATCGCCGCCCGCAACCCGGAAGCGCCGATCTCCGGCTCCACCCCGACGCGCCTGGCTTCGCTGGGCCGCCGCCGCCGTCCGGGTCGGCTGGCCGCGTTGGCCGCCGCGCTGTCGATAGCGCTGGCAGGCTGCGCCATTCCCGACGGCCCGGTCACACAGGGTGAGCGCCCTAACCGCCCGGCCAGTTCGGCGACGGCGAGCGTGAGTCCGCAGACCGATCCCGCCAAGCTCACGATTCCGCTGACCCAGGTGCCTGCCTACCGCGTGCCCACCGCCGGCGCGGACGGCTGGAAGTCCTCGCCGATGACCGATGCCGACGGCGATCTGCGCTGGCAGGTTCTCGACGGCGACAACAAGGTGATCCCCGACTACCGGCCGACCGACACCGTGGCCTTCGGTGACCCGGCCACCTACACCAGCGTGCCGGGTGTGCTCACCTTCCGCGGCAACAACGCCCGCACCGCTCCGGCCTACGGGACGGCGGACGTCACCCAGCGCAAGCTCCAGGTGGCCTGGACCCAAGAGACCGGCGAGGTCCGCGGCGACAACTCCTACTGGCCGGGTGCCGGCTGGACCGGGCAGCCGCTGCTCGTCCATTGGCCCCAGCAGACCCGCACGGCGATGGGCTACGCGCCGCAGTTCGCCGACGACCCCAACTTCACCGAGGTGATCTACCCAACCTTCTCCGGCGTCATCTACCGGCTCGATCTGGCCACTGGCAAGCAGACCCGCGACCCGATCAACACCGGCTGCGGCTACAAGGGCACTGGCTCGATCGACCCGCGCGGCTATCCGCTGCTCTACGCCGGTCAGGGCCTGGACGACATGAACGGCAAGGAGTGCCCCTTCCAGTACCGGGTCTTCGATCTGATTCAGAACAAGCAGATCTCCGGCTGGGACGGCCACGACCAGGGGGCGCCACGTACGGAGTGGGGCGCCTTCGACTCGTCCGCGCTGGTGAACGCGGCCTCGGACACTCTCATCGAGCCGGCCGAGAACGGCCTGATCTACAAGGTGAAGCTGAACGCGACGTTCGATCCGGCGGCCAAGTCGGTCTCGGTCTCTCCGCAGCTCACCAAGCTCAGCTACGCGACCCCGGTCAGCAAGAAGCACGGCATCGAGTCGTCGGCGGTGGCCTACCGCAACCTCATGTTCGCCGCCGACAACGACGGCAACCTGGTCTGCTGGGACGCCAAAACGCTGCAGGTGATCTGGGCCCGCGAACTCGGCGACGATACCGACGCCTCGCTGGTGCTGGACCAGTCGCCGGACGGGGTCTTCCTCTACACCGGCAATGAGGTGGACGCCCGCACCGAGCCGGGCCAGTTCGTCACCAACCTGCGCAAGATCGACGCGCTCACCGGGAAGCTGGTCTGGCAGTACGACGTCCCGGCCGTCCACGAGGAGCCGAACAACGGCGGCCTGCTCGGCACTCCGCTGCTCGGCACCGGCCCGATCTCCGACCTGATCATCTTCAACGTGGCCAAGACCACCAACCACACCGAGGGTGATCTGATCGCGCTGGATCGCACGACCGGCAAGCCGGTGTGGAAGCGTCACCTCTCGCGGTACTCGTGGAGCTCACCGGTGCAGATCAACGCCACCGACGGCACCGCGTACGCCGTGGTCACCGACTCCGGCGGCACCATGCACCTGTTCGACCCGAACACAGGGGTCGACTTGGACACGCTCAACCTCGGCAAGAACACCGAAGCCAGCCCGGCTGTCTACGGCAACATGCTGGTGGTGGCGTCCTACGCCAAGCGGATCTGGGGGATCAAGCTCACCTGA
- a CDS encoding type II toxin-antitoxin system PemK/MazF family toxin, giving the protein MSGLIGRAVRSALGALLARRPSTGSRPAPASGYPGDFTGRTELSYAPHDDGIADPGEVVWTWVPYEEDFRRGKDRPVLVVGRDRGWLLAVPMTSKDHDRDAGQEAAQGRFWHDIGSGSWDSSGRASEVRVNRIVRIDPGAVRRIAARLDQARFESVAQAIRAHW; this is encoded by the coding sequence ATGTCAGGTCTGATCGGCCGCGCCGTGCGCAGCGCACTCGGGGCGCTGCTCGCTCGCCGGCCGAGCACCGGATCACGCCCGGCCCCCGCGTCCGGCTACCCGGGCGACTTCACCGGACGCACCGAGCTCAGCTACGCGCCACACGATGACGGCATCGCCGATCCGGGTGAGGTGGTCTGGACCTGGGTGCCCTACGAAGAGGACTTCCGCAGGGGCAAGGATCGTCCGGTGCTGGTGGTGGGACGCGACCGCGGCTGGCTGCTGGCGGTGCCGATGACCAGCAAGGACCACGACCGGGATGCCGGCCAGGAGGCCGCCCAGGGCCGGTTCTGGCACGACATCGGCAGCGGCAGCTGGGATTCCTCAGGTCGGGCCAGCGAGGTCCGGGTGAACCGGATCGTCCGGATCGACCCCGGTGCGGTGCGACGGATCGCAGCCCGGCTGGACCAGGCCCGGTTCGAGTCCGTGGCACAGGCGATTCGCGCGCACTGGTGA
- a CDS encoding VanZ family protein, with the protein MTAIRIDRSESKGSVGSARGLLVIYLVILALIGFWPTPVDRAAGSFLLWLGRVVPMLSYTHLEFGANVLLFVPLGLLVTRMLRVHRYLSVVVGLLASVGIELVQWLALPARTPSLYDVLANTLGACLGLLIALWWERGRAHSNGAADR; encoded by the coding sequence GTGACCGCCATCCGCATCGATCGGAGCGAGTCGAAGGGTTCCGTCGGTTCCGCGCGCGGCCTGCTGGTCATCTACCTCGTCATCCTGGCGCTGATCGGCTTCTGGCCGACCCCGGTCGATCGGGCAGCCGGGTCGTTCCTGCTCTGGCTCGGCCGCGTCGTCCCGATGCTCAGCTACACCCACCTCGAGTTCGGGGCCAACGTGCTGCTGTTCGTCCCGCTGGGCCTGTTGGTGACTCGGATGCTGCGGGTCCATCGCTACCTCTCGGTGGTGGTGGGGCTGCTGGCCAGCGTCGGGATCGAACTGGTCCAGTGGCTGGCCCTACCGGCCCGCACTCCCAGTCTCTATGACGTCCTGGCCAACACCCTCGGCGCCTGCCTGGGCCTGCTGATCGCCCTCTGGTGGGAGCGCGGACGCGCTCACTCGAACGGCGCCGCCGACCGCTGA
- a CDS encoding beta-glucoside-specific PTS transporter subunit IIABC, protein MPSVDYRSLAGDILAKVGGEANVGSVAHCATRLRFKLKDASKADKAAVEKLPGVIAVMEAGGQFQVVIGNNVPLLYAELGRISQLTGDTDLGEAAKGNLFNRFVAMISSIFLPFLWTLAGAALLKAFVGAVAYFGWLNPASNTYAVLNASGDAVLKFLPVLLALTAAKRFKANQFTAVVLAGALMYLEITAWTGLKTSPTDFFSIPVPVVSYVGSVIPIIVAVWVQGHLERFLDKHLPSVIRNFTTPLLTLLVMVPLVILTIGPATTYAGQGVSWVIMTIWKFAPWLAGALMGGFWQVFVIFGMHWAFIPVMMVDLANQGFSPLSGALLAPVLAQAAAATAVFFRSKSAKRRELAGPGAISGFLAGITEPIIYGVNLPLKRPFIFGCVGGAIGGAIGAQAGSAMTGFAMPSVLAIPAYLPAGPITASSFTWQMIGTGLAIVIAFVLTLLFGVKDSADEAEATAVVSSATEVGAPMNGELIGLSQVKDKVFAAGALGKGVAVVPTSGEVYAPVAGTVVSAFPTGHAFGIKTDDDLEVLVHIGIDTVALNGKGFTSTVTQGQKVATGDLLASVDLESVKAAGYDPTTVMVITNSAKFAAVLPAEGHSVTHGQTAIVVER, encoded by the coding sequence ATGCCTAGTGTGGATTACCGGTCCCTCGCCGGTGACATCCTCGCCAAAGTTGGTGGCGAAGCCAACGTGGGGTCGGTGGCGCATTGCGCTACTCGGCTTCGTTTCAAGTTGAAGGATGCCAGCAAGGCCGACAAGGCCGCTGTTGAGAAGCTGCCCGGCGTCATCGCCGTGATGGAGGCCGGCGGTCAGTTCCAGGTCGTCATCGGCAACAACGTCCCGCTGCTCTACGCCGAGCTCGGACGCATCTCGCAGCTCACCGGCGATACCGATCTCGGAGAGGCGGCCAAGGGCAACCTGTTCAACCGCTTCGTGGCGATGATCTCGTCGATCTTCCTGCCCTTCCTGTGGACGCTGGCCGGTGCCGCTCTGCTGAAGGCCTTCGTCGGTGCGGTCGCCTACTTCGGCTGGCTGAACCCGGCCTCCAACACCTACGCGGTGCTGAACGCCTCCGGTGATGCGGTCCTGAAGTTCCTGCCGGTGCTGCTGGCGCTGACCGCGGCCAAGCGGTTCAAGGCCAATCAGTTCACTGCGGTCGTCCTGGCCGGCGCCCTGATGTACCTGGAGATCACCGCTTGGACCGGCCTGAAGACATCCCCGACCGACTTCTTTAGCATTCCGGTGCCGGTAGTCAGCTACGTGGGCTCGGTGATCCCGATCATCGTGGCCGTGTGGGTGCAGGGCCACCTCGAGCGCTTCCTGGACAAGCACCTGCCCTCGGTCATCCGCAACTTCACGACCCCGCTGCTCACCCTGCTGGTGATGGTGCCGCTGGTCATCCTCACCATCGGCCCGGCCACGACCTACGCCGGCCAGGGCGTCTCCTGGGTGATCATGACGATCTGGAAGTTCGCTCCGTGGCTGGCCGGTGCCCTGATGGGTGGCTTCTGGCAGGTCTTCGTCATCTTCGGCATGCACTGGGCGTTCATCCCGGTGATGATGGTTGACCTGGCCAACCAGGGCTTCTCGCCACTGAGCGGTGCCCTGCTGGCTCCGGTGCTGGCCCAGGCCGCGGCGGCCACCGCCGTCTTCTTCCGCTCCAAGAGCGCCAAGCGGCGCGAGCTGGCCGGCCCCGGCGCGATCTCCGGCTTCCTGGCCGGCATCACCGAGCCGATCATCTATGGCGTGAACCTGCCGCTGAAGCGGCCCTTCATCTTCGGCTGCGTGGGTGGCGCCATCGGTGGCGCCATCGGTGCCCAGGCGGGCTCGGCCATGACCGGCTTCGCCATGCCGTCCGTGCTGGCCATTCCGGCCTACCTGCCGGCTGGCCCGATCACGGCCAGTTCGTTCACCTGGCAGATGATCGGCACCGGCCTGGCGATCGTGATCGCCTTCGTACTGACCCTCCTGTTCGGCGTCAAGGACTCCGCGGACGAGGCCGAGGCCACTGCGGTGGTCAGCAGCGCCACTGAGGTGGGCGCCCCGATGAACGGTGAGCTGATCGGCCTGTCGCAGGTCAAGGACAAGGTCTTCGCGGCCGGTGCGCTGGGCAAGGGCGTTGCCGTGGTCCCGACCTCCGGTGAGGTCTATGCGCCGGTGGCCGGCACCGTGGTCAGCGCCTTCCCGACCGGCCATGCGTTCGGGATCAAGACCGATGACGACCTCGAGGTGCTGGTGCACATCGGCATCGACACCGTCGCCCTCAACGGCAAGGGCTTCACCTCCACGGTGACCCAGGGCCAGAAGGTGGCGACCGGTGACCTGCTGGCCAGCGTCGATCTGGAGTCGGTGAAGGCCGCGGGCTACGACCCAACCACGGTGATGGTGATCACGAACTCGGCGAAGTTCGCCGCAGTCCTGCCGGCTGAGGGTCACAGCGTGACTCACGGTCAGACCGCCATCGTCGTCGAGCGCTGA
- a CDS encoding glycoside hydrolase family 1 protein, whose amino-acid sequence MQYRELKAFPADFLWGASSSAYQVEGAWNEDGKGPSVIDALGYYPPGTSDYTVASDHYHRFAEDVALFAELGLKAYRFSIAWTRIIPDGDGEVNPAGVAFYHRLIDALVAAGITPIATMYHFDLPAALDAKGGWQNRECVDAFAKFAEVIFGEYGDKVKHWLTINEQNMMVLYGEAIGTVKPGQPKSALYQANHHMMLAQAKANLLCHELVPDGLIGPAPNIALCYPETCHPLDVLAADDFNAIRNWLYLDMAVEGRYNSVAWAYLEETGAAPQIAQGDLELLASVRPDFIAFNYYATHTVARPRSDGQDVATGGDQQIAVGEKGIYAGASNPFLPHTEFGWEIDPIGFRNTFRALWDRYHLPLLVTENGLGAFDKLEDGQVHDSYRIDYLRDHIAQIQLAVSDGVDVMGYCPWSAIDLVSTHQGVSKRYGFIYVRRDEFDLLDLARFKKDSFHWYAKVIATSGADLS is encoded by the coding sequence ATGCAGTATCGAGAGCTGAAGGCCTTCCCGGCCGACTTCCTGTGGGGCGCGTCCTCTTCGGCCTACCAAGTCGAGGGCGCCTGGAATGAGGACGGCAAGGGCCCGTCGGTGATCGACGCGCTGGGCTACTACCCGCCCGGCACGTCCGACTACACCGTGGCGTCCGACCACTATCACCGGTTCGCCGAGGACGTGGCACTGTTCGCCGAGCTCGGCCTGAAGGCTTACCGGTTCTCGATTGCGTGGACCCGGATCATCCCCGACGGTGACGGGGAGGTGAACCCGGCCGGCGTCGCCTTCTATCACCGTTTGATCGACGCACTGGTGGCGGCCGGGATCACTCCGATCGCCACCATGTACCACTTCGATCTGCCGGCCGCCCTTGATGCCAAGGGCGGTTGGCAGAACCGAGAGTGTGTGGACGCCTTCGCCAAGTTCGCCGAGGTCATCTTCGGCGAGTACGGCGACAAGGTGAAGCACTGGCTGACCATCAACGAGCAGAACATGATGGTGCTCTACGGCGAGGCCATCGGGACGGTCAAGCCCGGCCAGCCCAAGTCGGCGCTCTACCAGGCCAATCACCACATGATGCTGGCTCAGGCCAAGGCCAACCTGCTCTGTCACGAGCTGGTGCCCGACGGCCTGATCGGCCCGGCTCCGAACATTGCCCTGTGCTATCCGGAAACATGTCACCCGTTGGACGTCCTGGCGGCCGACGACTTCAACGCCATCCGTAACTGGCTCTACCTCGACATGGCTGTCGAAGGTCGCTACAACTCGGTGGCGTGGGCCTACCTGGAGGAGACCGGGGCGGCCCCGCAGATCGCCCAGGGCGACCTCGAGCTCCTGGCTTCGGTCCGTCCGGACTTCATCGCCTTCAACTACTACGCGACCCACACGGTGGCCCGTCCTCGCTCCGATGGCCAGGACGTCGCCACCGGCGGCGACCAGCAGATCGCGGTAGGGGAGAAGGGCATCTACGCCGGTGCCAGCAACCCCTTCCTGCCGCACACCGAGTTCGGCTGGGAGATCGACCCGATCGGCTTCCGGAACACCTTCCGGGCGCTCTGGGATCGGTACCACCTGCCGCTGCTGGTCACCGAGAACGGCCTGGGTGCTTTCGACAAGCTCGAGGACGGCCAGGTTCACGACAGCTACCGGATCGACTACCTGCGCGACCACATCGCTCAGATCCAGTTGGCGGTTTCTGACGGCGTGGACGTGATGGGCTACTGCCCCTGGTCGGCGATCGACCTGGTCTCGACCCATCAGGGCGTGTCCAAGCGCTACGGCTTCATCTACGTCCGACGCGACGAGTTCGATCTGCTCGATCTGGCTCGCTTCAAGAAGGACTCGTTCCACTGGTACGCCAAGGTCATCGCCACCTCGGGTGCCGACCTTTCCTGA
- a CDS encoding dihydroorotate dehydrogenase translates to MRADLSTRYLGLELANPVVVSSTPATGRRESLRELAASGAGAVVLPSLFEEEFLSGDAHLDGTGDHVALLRWAKQELDIPVIGSLNATKPGSWQRIANELVDAGADALELNLYTLTANPLTTSAEIELEHLAAIEAVRIVTDIPLAIKLSPYYSAISHFANQAVDAGADGLVLFNRFYAPDINLDTLEVFADADYSTASAQRLALRWIGILRGQLPGTSFAATSGVHSGTEVIKAALVGADVSYVASAVMTRGPQAIGQILAETDAWLSANDYPTLAEIRGKVSAASVKDASAYERAQYISVLKSAW, encoded by the coding sequence ATGAGGGCTGACCTTTCAACCCGCTACCTGGGGCTGGAGCTGGCGAACCCGGTAGTCGTCTCATCCACGCCCGCCACAGGTCGCCGAGAGAGCCTGCGTGAACTTGCCGCCTCCGGGGCCGGCGCGGTCGTGCTGCCGTCACTGTTCGAGGAGGAGTTCCTCTCCGGTGACGCCCACCTGGACGGCACCGGTGACCACGTCGCGCTGCTCCGCTGGGCCAAGCAGGAGCTCGACATTCCGGTGATCGGCAGCCTGAACGCCACCAAGCCGGGTTCGTGGCAGCGGATCGCCAATGAGCTGGTCGACGCCGGCGCGGACGCCTTGGAGCTGAACCTCTACACGCTGACCGCCAACCCGCTGACCACCTCGGCCGAGATCGAGTTGGAGCACCTGGCCGCGATCGAGGCGGTCCGGATCGTCACCGACATCCCGCTGGCCATCAAGCTCTCGCCCTACTACTCGGCCATCTCGCACTTCGCGAATCAGGCCGTCGATGCCGGCGCGGACGGGCTGGTGCTGTTCAACCGCTTCTACGCCCCCGACATCAACCTGGACACCCTTGAGGTGTTCGCGGACGCCGACTACTCCACCGCCTCGGCCCAGCGCCTGGCCCTGCGCTGGATCGGCATCCTGCGCGGCCAGCTGCCGGGTACCTCGTTCGCGGCCACCTCTGGCGTCCACAGCGGCACTGAGGTGATCAAGGCGGCCCTGGTCGGCGCGGACGTCTCCTACGTGGCGTCCGCCGTAATGACCCGCGGACCGCAGGCCATCGGGCAGATCCTGGCCGAGACCGACGCCTGGCTGAGTGCCAACGACTACCCGACTCTTGCCGAGATCCGGGGCAAGGTGAGCGCTGCTTCGGTGAAGGACGCCTCCGCCTACGAGCGCGCCCAGTACATCTCGGTGCTGAAGTCGGCCTGGTGA
- a CDS encoding NAD-dependent epimerase/dehydratase family protein, translated as MTTIGLIGAGNIGSNLARALVASGYQVVLSNSRGPATLADLVAELGPQSRAATVVQAAEAADIAVVTIPLREIGKVPVAPLVGKIVIDTNNYYPQRDGQIPALDEESTTTAELLQAHLSGSKVVKAFNHIGAAQIVQDAQPAGTPDRRALEVLHADLDDPSGLASAVSGRRFDVVADFMSFTVERLERHLELFAGRVGQYVFISSASAYAKPVASLPIRESTPLRNPFWQYSRDKIACEDLLVGRYREAGFPITIVRPSHTYDQFALPIHGNWTQIARLRAGKPAIVHGDGTSLWTLTHASDFAYMFAGLLARPEAVGEAYTITGDEALTWDAIFTALARAAGVQAPRLVHIASETLARELPDWGPGLLGDKAHSVVFDCSKVRALRPGFSQRVPFVRGAEQIIAAFDAHPEIQGYDPALDARLDELVARYAG; from the coding sequence ATGACCACTATCGGACTCATCGGAGCCGGCAACATCGGCTCCAACCTCGCCAGGGCACTGGTAGCCAGCGGCTATCAGGTCGTCCTGAGTAACTCTCGCGGCCCGGCGACCCTGGCCGACCTGGTTGCCGAGCTCGGCCCCCAGTCCCGCGCGGCGACCGTCGTTCAGGCCGCCGAGGCCGCAGACATCGCCGTCGTCACCATTCCGCTGCGCGAGATCGGCAAGGTTCCGGTCGCGCCGCTGGTCGGCAAGATCGTCATCGACACCAACAACTACTATCCGCAGCGCGATGGCCAGATCCCCGCGCTCGACGAGGAGTCGACGACCACTGCCGAGCTGCTCCAGGCGCACCTGTCCGGCTCGAAGGTGGTCAAGGCGTTCAACCACATCGGTGCCGCCCAGATCGTCCAGGACGCCCAGCCGGCCGGCACGCCGGACCGCCGCGCCCTGGAGGTGCTCCACGCCGACCTGGACGATCCGTCCGGCCTTGCCAGCGCGGTGTCCGGGCGCCGCTTCGATGTGGTGGCCGACTTCATGAGCTTCACCGTCGAGCGGCTGGAGCGGCACCTCGAGCTGTTCGCCGGACGAGTGGGGCAGTACGTCTTCATCTCGTCCGCATCGGCCTACGCCAAGCCGGTGGCCTCACTGCCGATTCGGGAGTCGACGCCGCTGCGCAACCCGTTCTGGCAGTACTCCCGGGACAAGATCGCCTGCGAGGACCTCCTGGTCGGCCGCTACCGGGAGGCGGGGTTCCCGATCACCATCGTGCGTCCCTCGCACACCTACGATCAGTTCGCACTGCCGATCCACGGCAACTGGACGCAGATCGCCCGGCTTCGGGCCGGCAAGCCGGCCATCGTCCATGGCGACGGCACCAGCTTGTGGACTCTGACTCACGCGTCCGACTTCGCCTACATGTTCGCCGGGCTGTTGGCCCGTCCGGAGGCGGTCGGAGAGGCGTACACGATCACCGGGGACGAGGCGCTCACCTGGGACGCCATCTTCACGGCACTGGCTCGGGCTGCCGGCGTCCAGGCTCCCCGGTTGGTCCACATCGCCAGCGAGACGCTGGCTCGCGAGCTCCCCGATTGGGGCCCGGGGCTGCTCGGCGACAAGGCGCATTCGGTGGTGTTCGACTGCTCCAAGGTGCGGGCGTTGCGTCCCGGTTTCTCGCAGCGAGTGCCATTCGTCCGAGGCGCAGAGCAGATCATCGCCGCTTTCGATGCCCACCCGGAGATCCAGGGTTACGATCCGGCATTGGACGCCCGGCTGGACGAGCTGGTCGCCCGGTACGCAGGCTGA